One Malus sylvestris chromosome 14, drMalSylv7.2, whole genome shotgun sequence DNA segment encodes these proteins:
- the LOC126598773 gene encoding RNA exonuclease 4-like, which translates to MDSEPDSPKTKRTRYECAACYKQYKQKEHLFEHIKGSFHSVHQPRCGVCKKHFMSFQSLREHLTGSLAKAFCKTIFTEQGCHLCLKLFDSATSRSEHKNKCCLSAPTPTGTTMMPCAESKSDINLSNEDHVGGGLEAVALDCEMVWGGSDGSLDICARVCMIDEDENILFHTYVQPQIVVTNYRYEVTGLMEEHLRNAMPLEKVQEKILRILYSGKTKVLVGHNLDRDMDCLRFNYPDYLLRDTANYHPLMKTNLVSHSLKYLTQTYLGYEIQSGSHDLYVDCVSVMRLYKRFRALDHEREGNRASVATTCAKDILESFESLKTTNLEEMAVNDLYEMSTPKYKCWCLDLVQT; encoded by the exons ATGGATTCCGAGCCAGACTctccaaaaaccaaaagaacaag GTACGAATGTGCTGCATGTTACAAGCAGTACAAGCAAAAGGAACATCTTTTCGAGCACATTAAGGGCTCCTTCCACTCAGTTCATCAGCCGAGATGTGGTGTGTGTAAAAAGCACTTCATGTCTTTTCAATCACTGAGGGAACATCTCACTG GCTCATTGGCAAAAGCATTTTGCAAGACGATTTTCACTGAACAAGGTTGCCATCTATGTCTGAAGCTTTTTGATAGCGCTACTTCTCGGAGCGAGCATAAAAACAAGTGTTGCCTGTCTGCACCCACTCCTACG GGAACAACAATGATGCCATGTGCAGAATCTAAATCTGATATAAACTTGAGCAATGAAGATCACGTTGGAGGGGGTCTTGAAGCAGTTGCTCTGGATTGTGAAATGGTTTGGGGTGGAAGTGATGGATCACTGGACATATGTGCAAGAGTGTGCATGATTGATGAAGATGAGAATATCCTCTTCCACACTTATGTGCAGCCCCAAATTGTTGTCACTAATTACAG ATATGAAGTTACTGGGTTAATGGAGGAGCATCTTAGAAATGCCATGCCACTTGAAAAAGTGCAAGAGAAAATTTTGCGAATTTTATACAGTGGAAAGACCAAGGTTCTTGTGGGGCATAATTTGGACCGGGATATGGATTGCTTGAGATTCAATTATCCTGATTACCTGCTGAG GGATACTGCAAACTACCATCCGCTGATGAAAACAAATTTGGTCAGCCACTCACTCAAGTACCTCACACAAACATATCTAGG GTATGAGATACAGTCAGGTTCACATGATCTATATGTGGATTGTGTGTCTGTGATGAGACTGTATAAAAGGTTCCGTGCACTAGATCATGAGAGAGAAGGGAATCGGGCATCAGTTGCGACAACATGTGCAAAAGACATTTTGGAAAGTTTTGAGTCATTGAAAACCACCAACCTTGAGGAGATGGCAGTGAATGATCTTTATGAAATGTCAACGCCAAAGTACAAGTGTTGGTGCCTGGATTTAGTGCAAACGTAG
- the LOC126598769 gene encoding pentatricopeptide repeat-containing protein At4g17616, giving the protein MIYLWRNCFIKRFRLDFCAASAIQRTALISTYDRESASNRTFPKPVLSSVYYEQHQISSTRYFCSCAQSVRLCWEGSSPTVLLKRLQIALKEHQVNEAWESFIDFKRLHGFPEVFIVRKLITELCYSSDPHWLLKACDVALEVLKDQSDLLQSDILQKLSLSLARSQMPKPATMILRILLEKDNLPPLNALCLVVLHMVKTEVGTNLASNFLIQICHRFQRLSVNKSGHAKQIQPDTMIFNLVLDACVRFKLSFKGQQILELMPQTGVVADAHSVIIISQIHELNGQRDEIKKYKSHIDQVSVALLQHYRQFYDSLLTLHFKFNDIEAATELVLQMCDYHESLPVQRDRKNSHKSYNVPIGSHNLKSGLQMQILPELLQKDSVLKVEGKHELVIYWNGKLVLSNRALAKLVNGYRKGGDTCNLSKILLKMQKELCSSRGSGLCSDVIDACIHLAWLETAHDLLDDLDAAGSPLGLTPFMSLLTAYYKEKMFLEAKALIKQMRNAGLLENLSDEMVVSKCGSIVDSSAMFTNASSSTVKSDLANALLQEMRDEKKEIPSTVYQFNSSINFFCKAKMIDDALKTYRRLHEMKIQPTEQTFTYLLYGYYSLGMFRAMTILWGDIKRNIESSNLVVSRDLYEYLLLNFIRGGYFERVMEVIDYMKKRGMYTDKWLYRSEFVKLHKNLYRNLKASEAKTEAQRKRLKYVEAFRKWADID; this is encoded by the coding sequence ATGATATATCTATGGCGAAACTGTTTCATCAAGAGGTTTCGATTGGATTTTTGTGCGGCTTCAGCTATCCAGAGGACTGCCTTGATATCAACTTATGACAGGGAATCAGCTTCAAATAGGACATTTCCAAAGCCCGTCCTATCAAGTGTATACTATGAGCAGCACCAAATTTCATCTACCCGATATTTTTGTTCTTGTGCTCAGTCTGTAAGGCTATGTTGGGAAGGTTCTTCTCCTACAGTTCTGTTGAAAAGGCTCCAAATAGCCTTGAAGGAACATCAAGTAAATGAAGCATGGGAGTCCTTTATTGATTTTAAAAGGTTGCATGGCTTTCCTGAGGTTTTCATTGTCCGTAAGCTGATAACTGAACTGTGCTATTCATCTGACCCTCACTGGCTGCTAAAAGCATGTGATGTAGCCTTGGAAGTTTTGAAAGATCAATCAGACTTACTGCAGTCTGATATCCTGCAAAAGCTCTCCCTCTCTTTAGCTCGGAGTCAAATGCCAAAGCCTGCTACAATGATTCTTAGAATATTACTGGAGAAAGATAATTTGCCCCCCTTGAATGCGTTATGCTTGGTTGTTCTGCATATGGTAAAGACTGAGGTTGGGACGAACCTTGCATCTAATTTCTTAATTCAGATTTGTCATCGTTTCCAACGTTTGAGTGTAAACAAGAGTGGTCATGCAAAGCAGATTCAACCTGATACAATGATTTTCAACCTTGTCCTTGATGCTTGCGTGAGGTTCAAATTATCTTTCAAAGGCCAACAGATTTTGGAATTGATGCCTCAAACAGGAGTTGTTGCTGATGCACACTCTGTTATCATTATTTCCCAGATCCATGAGTTGAATGGTCAGCGAGACGAGATAAAAAAGTATAAAAGTCATATTGATCAAGTTTCAGTTGCTCTTCTGCAACATTATCGGCAGTTCTATGATAGTTTGTTGACCTTGCATTTCAAGTTTAATGACATTGAGGCAGCCACTGAGCTTGTATTACAAATGTGTGACTACCATGAGTCTCTTCCGGTTCAAAGAGACAGAAAGAACTCTCATAAGTCTTATAATGTTCCAATTGGATCTCACAATCTCAAGTCTGGGTTGCAGATGCAGATTTTACCCGAGCTGCTGCAGAAGGATTCTGTGCTAAAAGTAGAGGGAAAACATGAGCTTGTTATTTATTGGAATGGGAAACTTGTCCTTAGTAATAGGGCTCTGGCAAAGCTCGTAAATGGATACAGAAAGGGTGGAGATACTTGCAATCTTTCAAAAATTCTACTAAAAATGCAAAAGGAGTTATGTTCCTCAAGAGGATCTGGTTTGTGTTCTGATGTGATTGATGCTTGCATTCATTTAGCTTGGCTAGAAACCGCCCATGATCTTTTGGATGACCTAGATGCAGCTGGGTCTCCCTTGGGCTTGACTCCCTTTATGTCACTCTTGACAGCCTACTACaaagaaaagatgtttctggaaGCAAAGGCATTGATTAAACAAATGAGGAATGCTGGCCTGCTTGAAAATTTATCTGACGAGATGGTTGTCTCCAAGTGCGGATCAATAGTGGATTCCAGTGCCATGTTTACAAATGCTTCAAGCTCTACTGTTAAATCAGATCTGGCAAATGCTTTGCTTCAGGAAATGAGAGATGAGAAGAAGGAAATTCCGTCTACTGTTTATCAGTTCAATTCTTCCATCAACTTTTTCTGCAaggccaaaatgattgatgatgctTTAAAGACGTACAGAAGATTGCATGAGATGAAAATTCAACCCACTGAGCAAACGTTTACCTATCTGTTATATGGGTATTATTCTCTGGGAATGTTTCGTGCTATGACAATCTTGTGGGGCGACATTAAGAGGAATATCGAGAGTAGCAATTTGGTGGTAAGCAGAGATCTCTATGAGTACTTGCTGTTGAACTTTATTCGTGGTGGTTACTTTGAGAGAGTGATGGAGGTCATTGACTATATGAAGAAACGTGGTATGTACACTGACAAATGGTTGTATAGAAGTGAGTTTGTAAAACTTCATAAGAATCTTTACAGGAATTTAAAGGCATCAGAAGCCAAAACTGAAGCTCAAAGAAAGAGGCTTAAGTATGTAGAGGCATTTAGAAAGTGGGCAGACATTGACTGA